Below is a genomic region from Hoeflea sp. 108.
CGAGTGCAGACTTGTAATGCAATACCGTCAACGGCTTGCTCATCCGACCCATCCCGGCATTACAGCACGAACTCGTTGGCCAGTGTGACATGGTGATGGACACGCCCTTCGAAATAGCGCGATAGCACGGCTTCGGTGGCGGCGCGCGACTCAGCCCGAACAGGGCTAGCCAACGCGGCATCAACGGCAGCCAGGTCGGGATAGTTTATCGCCAGGATCATCGGGTACTCAGGTGCACCTTCGTCGCGCTTTTCGGCGAACGAGACCCGCACGTCGAGAGCGCCAGGGAATTGCTTCCACTTCGGCAGCACGGTCTCTAGTACGGCTGTGCGGAATTCCTGTTCCTGGCCTGCCTTGACGCAACCCTCGAATATTGCATAGCGGGTGATCATGTGGATATCGGTCCCTTTATTCCCCTGAAAAATTCCATCAGAGCCGCCTGGTCCTCACCGCCTAGGCCGGCCGCGGTGAGCAGGCGGTGAACCTCGGCGCAGATCGCTGTCAACGGCATGGCGGTATTGGTTTTGCGGGCCAGGTCTTGCGCGGCGTCGAGGTCCTTCACCATGTTGTCGATCCGGCCGGTTCGGCGGTAGTCGCGCGCGATATAGCGTGGCATGTATTCCTGGAGGATTGCGCTGTCGGCGCGTCCACCTTTCAGGGCTTGGGGGAGCTTGGCGGCATCTATGCCAGCATCCAGTGCCAGTTGCGTCGCCTCCGCTACCGCAAGGAAGTTCAGTCCGCATAAAACCTGGTTAATCAACTTTGTGGTTTGGCCTGCTCCCACGGGTCCCATATGAGTGGCGGTGCGAGCGAGATGACGGAGTACTCCGCGCGCATCGTCAACGTCCGATTCCGTGCCACCAAGCATTAGGATCAGCTCTCCGGTGAGCGCCTTTGGAGCACCGCCGGACAGCGGGCTGTCAACCCAACGGAGACCGGCGCTGGCCGCTTCCGACGCCAGATCCTTTGTCGCTCCTGGGTCGATCGAGGACATATCGATGATCATTGTGCCCGACCGCGCACCGGCAGCGATGCCGTCTTTGCCGAACACGCTGGCGCGCACGATTTGCGCCGAGTTGAGACTGAGGATGACATAGTCAGAAGCCGCAGCGGCGGCGCCACTGCTGGTGGCCGCAACAGCGCTCAGTCGGGTCAGTGCTTCCACCCTGGAAGGGTCAAGATCGAAGACAATCAGGTGGTTGCCGGTTTCGAGCAGCCGCGTTCCAATCGCATTGCCCATTGCTCCGGCGCCGATAAGAGCCACCTTGTTGCTCATGCCATTTTCTCCTTTAACGCCATCACGATCGCCGCAACAACTTCGCCTAGCGGTCGGTCGACGTCGACCATGACGGCGTGTTCGTCTGGCCCAGGTATCTCAAGTATGGCGAACTGACTGTCGAGCAATTTTAGCGGCATGAAATGACCTGAACGTGCAGCCATGCGAGCAGCGATCAGCTCGCGTGTGCCGGCCAGGTACACAAAGGTAACCGGCGCTCCAACCTCTTTGCGAATTCGGTCGCGGTATGCACGCTTGAGCGCTGAGCATCCGACAACCGTCACGCCCTGGCGAGTGGCAAGTACTTGGCCCACGGCAGCAAGCCACAGCCACCTATCCGCGTCGCAAAGAGCTTCCCCGCGGCTCATCTTGGCGATATTGCAGGTCGGGTGCAGCGCGTCCCCGTCGACATAAGTCGAACCGGTTAGGCGCGCGAAAGCCTCTCCTATCGAGGTTTTGCCACAGCCCGCGACACCCATAAAAACGATGCCTCGGGGCAGATCAGAGCGATGCAGTGATGCCTCCATCGACGTAAAGAACGTGCCCGTTGATGAAGGAGGAAGCATCCGATGCGAGAAAGACGCATGCCCCCACCAGCTCTTCCACTTTGCCCCAACGACCGGCGGGTGTACGCTGCTCGAGCCAAGCAGAGAAGGCCGGGTCGCTGACCAAAGCGGCGTTGAGTGGCGTGTCGAAGTAACCGGGTGCAATGGCGTTACACTGAAGGCCTAGTCTCGCCCAGTCCGTTGCCATGCCCTTGGTTAGATTTCCGACCGCACCCTTTGTAGCGGTATACGGCGCAATGCCAGGCCGCGCGAGAGCAGTTTGGACGCTGGCGATATTGATGATTTTGCCCGCACCACGGGCGATCATATGGCGAGCCACGGCCTGTCCTGCATTGAACACCGACGAAACATTTGTCCGTAAAAGCTGCTCGAAGGCATCGGCTGGAAACTCGGCCAGTGGGGCGCGGTATTGCATGCCGGCATTGCTCACGAGAATGTCGATGGGGCCGATGCCCGCCTCGATCGAGTCGATCGCCTCGCGGGTCGCTATGTGGTCGGTGACGTCAAAGGCAAGCGACGCTAGGCCACCCAGTTCCGCGGCGGCGGCGGCAAGCTTAACGGCGTCGCGCCCATTCAGCACGACTTCAGCACCCGCATCCCTCAGCCCACAGGCAAGTGCGAAGCCGATCCCTTGAGACGAGCCGGTGATAAGGGCGCGACGGCCAGTGAGGTCGAACAGTGGGAGACCCATCAGTTTTTCTCTCTCGACAACGTGACAGAGACCTGTCTATGTTATCGATAACATTCTTGTCAAGTGATCGGGACACTCCATGCCGCGTCCGCACCTTCTTCAGATTGGCCCCTATCCGGAATGGGACGAAGGTCCCTTGAACGCAGCGTTCGTTGCGCATCGATATTTCGAGGCCGGGGACAAGGATGTCTTCCTCACGCAGGTGGGACCATCCATCCGGGCGATCGCGACTCGAGGAGAACTTGGCGCTAGCCGCGCGCTGATGGAGTGCTGTCCAAACCTGGAGATCGTCTCGGTTTACGGAGTCGGATATGACGCGGTCGATGTCGACTTCTGTCGGGCGCGTGGCATCCGTGTGACGAACACACCAGACGTGCTGACTAAGGACGTCGCAGACCTCGGCGTCGCCATGATGCTCTGCCAATCGCGGGGCGTGATTGGGGCTGAGGGATGGGTGCGCGACGGAAGTTGGACGTCGCAGGGGCTCTACCCCCTGAAGCGCCGTGTCTGGGGTCGGCGCGCCGGCATTCTGGGGCTGGGACGTATTGGCTTTGAGGTAGCAAAGCGACTTGAAGGCTTCGGCATGGACATCGCCTATAGCGGCTCCACGCCGAAGAAGTACGCCGAGGGCATGGAGTTCGTCGCTGACCCGGTGGCGCTTGCAGACAGGTCCGATTTCCTCTTCGTGACGCTCGCAGCCACACCCACGACGAGACACATTGTCGGCCGTGAGGTCATCAGAGCGCTCGGGCCTGACGGAATGCTGATCAACATCTCACGTGCGTCAAATATTGACGAGGAGGCGCTACTTGATGCGCTGGAAAGTGGGGCGCTTGGTTCGGCAGCGCTGGATGTATTCGAGGGGGAGCCGAAGCTTAATCCCCGCTTCCTGGCCTTGAGCAATGTCCTACTCCAACCACACCACGCGTCAGGCACGATCGAGACGCGCAAGGCGATGGGGCAACTCCTGCGCGACAATCTCCAAGCCCATTTTGCCGGCATGCCGCTGCCGACAGCTGTCATGTGAGGCATGCTGATGAAAGCGATCGTTGCCCATGCGCCGCGGGATTTGCGGATCGAGGAACGGCCGGACGAGCAACCCGGTCAAGGCGAAGTGAAGCTTCGGCTCGCTGTCGGGGGAATCTGCGGCAGTGACCTCCACTACTACAATCATGGTGGCTTCGGTTCTGTCAGATTGAGGCAGCCGATGGTGCTTGGCCATGAAGTTTCGGCTTATGTGGAAGCACTAGGTCCGAACGTCGAAGGCCTGGAGGTCGGTCAACTCGTTGCCGTGTCCCCATCGCGGCCTTGCCGCTCATGCCGTTACTGCCAGAAAGGCCAGCACAACCAGTGCCTCAATATGCGATTTTATGGCAGCGCAATGCCGTTTCCGCATGTCCAGGGTGCATTTTGCGAGCGGTTGGTCGCGGATTCGACCCAATGCGTTCCTGCTGACGGGCTAACCGCCACCGAGGCCGCGATGGCCGAGCCACTCGCGGTCGTATTGCACGCCACGAGCAGGGCGGGGGACTTAATCGGCAAGCGAGTGCTTGTGACAGGGTGTGGGCCCATTGGCGTGCTGGCGATCATTGCGGCACGGAGGGCAGGCGCAGCCGAGATCGTGGCGACTGATCTCTTTGAGAGCTCACTATCGATGGCGCGGTCCTGCGGCGCTGACACGGCAATCAACATTCAGGACGAACCAGATGGCCTGGTGTCCTACGGCCTCAACAAAGGTACTTTCGACATACTCTACGAATGTTCCGGCGCTTCTGCCGCCTTGGCAAGTGGGATAGCGGCCCTGCGTCCACGCGGGATTGTTGTGCAGCTTGGTCTCGGCGGTGACACGACGCTGCCGATGATGGCGATCGTCTCCAAGGAAATCGAGCTTCGCGGCTCGTTCCGCTTCCACGACGAGTTCGCGGTTGGTGTCGAACTGATGCGCAAGCGGCTCGTCGACGTTAGGCCGCTCATCACACACACATTGGAGCTCGGCAAGGCCGTCAAAGCCTTTGAGCTGGCATCGGAACGAACCCGAACGTTGAAGGTACAGATCGCATTTTCGTGAGACGAGATGGCTTTCGACGGCAGGCGCTTGCGAGCCAACCAAGACGGTAACGAGCGGCCGCTTAGCTAGAGAACAACTTACAGGCACCTGGAGAATATCATGACAGCCGGACAGAATGTTTCCCTGAGGACCAAGATCCGTCAGCAACAGCCCATCATCTCGGCGATGATGCGGTTTCCGGATCCTGGGATCGCGGAGCTTCTGGCGGTGTTGGGTTTTGATGTGATCGTCATCGACAACGAACACATGCCTTTCAATGATGAGACCATCGCCAACATTGCGCGCGCCTGCGCGGCGCATGGCGTGGCGTGCATGATCCGTCCGACCGATCACAATCCTCGCCAGATCGGACGATACCTCGACATGGGAATGGTCGGTATTCTCGCCGCACATGTAGACACGGCCGAACAAGCACGGAGCATTGTCAGCGCTGTGAAATATCCGCCCTTCGGTAGACGGGGCATGATGCCGTTGAGCCGAGCGGCGACATTCGGCATGGGCGCGCCGACCGACGAGTATGCAGCCCGTGCCAACGACGAAACGCTCGTGATCTGCATGTGCGAGTCGCGCACCGGTGTGGAGAACATTGACGGTATCCTCGCCGTCGAGGGTGTAGACGGTGTTGCCGTCGGGCCGTCGGATATCGCCAATTCGTATGGCATGCCGGGAAAGACTACTGATCCGAAGATCGTTGAGATCATCAGCACTCTAGAGGGCAAGATCTTTGCGTCCGGCAAACTTGCGTCGGCACTGCCCAAGAACCACGACGAGGCTGTGAGAGCCATTGAGAATGGCTACGGTTGGATTAACGCCGCTTCGGACCTGAGCCTCATAGTGGAATCGGCCAAGCGGCTCTCGCCGCGTGATCTGGGGAAGCTGAAACTCGGAACATGGGGTGGGCAATAGCTGCGCGCCAGACACGCAACTGGTCAGCATAACAGGGGAGGAATGAGGACATGAACATTTTGAAGACACTCGGTAGCGGGCTCGTCATTCTGGCAGGGTTTCTCGCGGCATCGGCTGCAAGTGCCCAATCGAGCTTCCCGAGCAAGCCAATCCAGCTTGTCGTACCAGCTAAACCTGGTGGCGATACCGACCTCAATTCGAGACTGCTTGCCAAGCACATCGGCAAACACTTGAGCCAGCCGTTGGTCGTCGTGAATACCGATGGCGGCGGCGGAAACATGGCTGCGCAGAAGGTCGCCGCATCGCCAGCTGACGGTCACACGATCTTGATGCTGAACACTGTCTTGTTCACGGGCCGGGCAGTCGGGACACTGCAGCTCGGCCTTGACGATTTCGAGGTCATAGGTATCCCGAGTTATTCTGACACACTGCTGTGGGTGACACGCAAAGATGCGCCATTCAAGA
It encodes:
- a CDS encoding NAD(P)-dependent oxidoreductase translates to MSNKVALIGAGAMGNAIGTRLLETGNHLIVFDLDPSRVEALTRLSAVAATSSGAAAAASDYVILSLNSAQIVRASVFGKDGIAAGARSGTMIIDMSSIDPGATKDLASEAASAGLRWVDSPLSGGAPKALTGELILMLGGTESDVDDARGVLRHLARTATHMGPVGAGQTTKLINQVLCGLNFLAVAEATQLALDAGIDAAKLPQALKGGRADSAILQEYMPRYIARDYRRTGRIDNMVKDLDAAQDLARKTNTAMPLTAICAEVHRLLTAAGLGGEDQAALMEFFRGIKGPIST
- a CDS encoding gluconokinase, giving the protein MGVAGCGKTSIGEAFARLTGSTYVDGDALHPTCNIAKMSRGEALCDADRWLWLAAVGQVLATRQGVTVVGCSALKRAYRDRIRKEVGAPVTFVYLAGTRELIAARMAARSGHFMPLKLLDSQFAILEIPGPDEHAVMVDVDRPLGEVVAAIVMALKEKMA
- a CDS encoding SDR family oxidoreductase codes for the protein MGLPLFDLTGRRALITGSSQGIGFALACGLRDAGAEVVLNGRDAVKLAAAAAELGGLASLAFDVTDHIATREAIDSIEAGIGPIDILVSNAGMQYRAPLAEFPADAFEQLLRTNVSSVFNAGQAVARHMIARGAGKIINIASVQTALARPGIAPYTATKGAVGNLTKGMATDWARLGLQCNAIAPGYFDTPLNAALVSDPAFSAWLEQRTPAGRWGKVEELVGACVFLASDASSFINGHVLYVDGGITASL
- a CDS encoding 2-hydroxyacid dehydrogenase yields the protein MPRPHLLQIGPYPEWDEGPLNAAFVAHRYFEAGDKDVFLTQVGPSIRAIATRGELGASRALMECCPNLEIVSVYGVGYDAVDVDFCRARGIRVTNTPDVLTKDVADLGVAMMLCQSRGVIGAEGWVRDGSWTSQGLYPLKRRVWGRRAGILGLGRIGFEVAKRLEGFGMDIAYSGSTPKKYAEGMEFVADPVALADRSDFLFVTLAATPTTRHIVGREVIRALGPDGMLINISRASNIDEEALLDALESGALGSAALDVFEGEPKLNPRFLALSNVLLQPHHASGTIETRKAMGQLLRDNLQAHFAGMPLPTAVM
- a CDS encoding L-idonate 5-dehydrogenase: MKAIVAHAPRDLRIEERPDEQPGQGEVKLRLAVGGICGSDLHYYNHGGFGSVRLRQPMVLGHEVSAYVEALGPNVEGLEVGQLVAVSPSRPCRSCRYCQKGQHNQCLNMRFYGSAMPFPHVQGAFCERLVADSTQCVPADGLTATEAAMAEPLAVVLHATSRAGDLIGKRVLVTGCGPIGVLAIIAARRAGAAEIVATDLFESSLSMARSCGADTAINIQDEPDGLVSYGLNKGTFDILYECSGASAALASGIAALRPRGIVVQLGLGGDTTLPMMAIVSKEIELRGSFRFHDEFAVGVELMRKRLVDVRPLITHTLELGKAVKAFELASERTRTLKVQIAFS
- a CDS encoding aldolase/citrate lyase family protein; translated protein: MTAGQNVSLRTKIRQQQPIISAMMRFPDPGIAELLAVLGFDVIVIDNEHMPFNDETIANIARACAAHGVACMIRPTDHNPRQIGRYLDMGMVGILAAHVDTAEQARSIVSAVKYPPFGRRGMMPLSRAATFGMGAPTDEYAARANDETLVICMCESRTGVENIDGILAVEGVDGVAVGPSDIANSYGMPGKTTDPKIVEIISTLEGKIFASGKLASALPKNHDEAVRAIENGYGWINAASDLSLIVESAKRLSPRDLGKLKLGTWGGQ